In one Natronosalvus amylolyticus genomic region, the following are encoded:
- a CDS encoding methyl-accepting chemotaxis protein produces the protein MSLLARLVPNAIRRRYLLKFVISILAVTLVIGAVGAVSYTEIDRTVRADSTDQLASTAELQAEGIGDWVETMRVQTRTTSTDSTLRSDDTQEVQGAIVEMQARLSVDVRAIHVVDTESGAVETSTNAQMRGITLEEIDEPWTDADFASELAADESVWNTDEAYESSTLGDQVMAFASPVTERDDRVVVLIGTLEYRVNQLDQPGAASSTIIVDAEGDGVLLSDETTFDAADVDDEAVAAALGGRMSVAEEGDFVRAYVPVADTQWVAVSSVPTEAAYGVATDVGQYVAAMLAVSLIGLGLVGVVLGRQTVGPLTRLRDRAAEMEGGNLEVDLETDRIDEIGQLFDGFDSMRTSLRTQIQEAESARKEAETARAESEAMTRHLEAKADEYRTVMDECAGGDLTQRLDPESESEAMTDIALAFNAMVDELEETTAHVKEFAYEVATASEEVTASSEEVRSASEQVTGSVQEISDGADRQHEELEAVSSEMDGLSTTTEEIAASSNQVADLAARTAETGREGRAAAQEAIEGLAEIEAESNDAVEAISALEAEMRQIDELVEFISDIARETNMLALNANIEASRGGGNAGNGDGFAVVASQVKELAADAKETAEDIESRIDRINDRTDETAAEIEGTAERIAAHSDSIENAVTALDEIAAYAQRTNDGVQEISAATEEQAASTQEAVAMVSSATQIAETTSRESQHVAAAAEEQTSALSEVSSSASSLADQAAHLSEALEKFDTDASRGDIGGVSGVEDVEAGAADFEFDETTALEAEGPADQDDTVDEAADETFRFGDNVDNE, from the coding sequence ATGAGCCTGCTCGCGCGCCTGGTGCCAAACGCGATACGCCGGCGGTATCTGCTAAAATTCGTGATCTCGATTCTGGCGGTGACGCTGGTTATCGGGGCTGTCGGTGCGGTGAGCTACACCGAAATCGACCGGACTGTTCGTGCCGATTCGACCGACCAACTGGCATCGACAGCAGAACTGCAGGCCGAAGGGATCGGCGACTGGGTGGAGACCATGCGCGTCCAGACGCGAACCACGTCGACTGACTCGACGTTGCGTTCGGACGATACACAGGAAGTCCAGGGCGCAATCGTCGAGATGCAAGCCAGGCTCTCGGTCGACGTGCGAGCCATACACGTCGTCGACACCGAGAGCGGCGCGGTCGAAACCAGCACGAACGCTCAAATGCGCGGCATCACCCTCGAGGAAATCGACGAACCGTGGACGGACGCGGATTTCGCGAGCGAACTCGCCGCTGACGAGTCCGTCTGGAACACCGACGAGGCCTACGAGTCCTCGACGCTTGGCGATCAGGTGATGGCCTTTGCGAGCCCGGTCACCGAACGCGATGACCGCGTTGTCGTGTTGATCGGCACTCTCGAGTATCGGGTCAACCAGCTCGATCAACCCGGTGCGGCCTCGTCGACGATCATCGTTGACGCTGAGGGGGATGGCGTGTTGCTCTCGGATGAAACGACCTTCGACGCGGCGGATGTCGACGACGAGGCCGTGGCTGCGGCACTCGGTGGGCGGATGTCCGTCGCCGAAGAGGGTGACTTCGTCAGGGCGTACGTTCCCGTGGCGGACACCCAGTGGGTCGCCGTCTCGAGTGTTCCGACGGAAGCGGCCTACGGCGTCGCGACAGACGTGGGCCAGTACGTCGCCGCCATGCTCGCGGTGAGTCTGATCGGCCTCGGTCTCGTCGGCGTCGTTCTTGGCAGACAGACCGTCGGCCCGCTGACGCGGCTTCGCGACCGGGCCGCCGAGATGGAAGGTGGCAACCTCGAGGTCGACCTCGAGACGGATCGAATCGACGAAATCGGGCAGTTGTTCGACGGCTTCGACAGCATGCGTACATCGCTGCGAACGCAGATTCAGGAAGCCGAATCCGCACGCAAAGAAGCCGAAACCGCACGGGCAGAATCCGAAGCGATGACTCGTCATCTCGAGGCGAAAGCCGACGAGTATCGGACCGTGATGGACGAGTGTGCGGGTGGTGATCTGACGCAGCGGCTCGATCCGGAGAGCGAGAGCGAAGCGATGACCGACATCGCGCTGGCGTTCAACGCGATGGTCGACGAACTCGAGGAGACGACAGCCCACGTCAAGGAGTTCGCCTACGAGGTGGCAACGGCAAGCGAGGAAGTGACCGCCAGTTCGGAGGAAGTCCGGTCAGCCTCCGAACAGGTGACGGGCTCGGTGCAGGAAATCTCCGATGGCGCAGACCGACAGCACGAAGAACTCGAGGCGGTCTCGAGTGAAATGGACGGTCTGTCGACGACGACAGAAGAGATCGCAGCCTCGTCGAATCAGGTAGCCGATCTGGCGGCACGGACAGCCGAAACCGGGCGCGAGGGCCGTGCAGCTGCCCAAGAAGCGATCGAAGGGTTGGCCGAAATCGAGGCCGAATCCAACGACGCGGTCGAGGCGATTTCGGCTCTGGAAGCAGAGATGCGCCAGATCGACGAACTGGTCGAGTTCATCTCCGATATCGCACGCGAGACCAACATGCTCGCGCTCAACGCGAACATCGAAGCCTCCCGTGGAGGCGGAAACGCCGGGAACGGCGATGGGTTTGCCGTCGTCGCTTCCCAGGTCAAAGAGTTGGCAGCGGACGCAAAGGAGACCGCAGAGGACATCGAGAGTCGAATCGACCGAATCAACGACCGAACGGACGAGACCGCCGCCGAAATCGAGGGAACCGCCGAGCGAATCGCTGCCCATAGTGACTCCATCGAAAACGCGGTCACCGCACTCGACGAAATCGCCGCCTACGCACAGCGAACCAACGACGGCGTGCAGGAAATCTCTGCGGCGACCGAAGAACAGGCTGCGAGCACCCAGGAAGCCGTCGCGATGGTCTCGAGTGCGACGCAGATCGCCGAGACGACCTCGCGGGAATCACAGCACGTCGCTGCCGCGGCCGAAGAACAGACCTCCGCCCTGTCGGAAGTCTCCTCGAGTGCGAGTTCGCTGGCAGACCAGGCAGCCCACCTCAGCGAAGCCCTCGAGAAATTCGATACGGACGCGTCCCGTGGCGATATCGGCGGCGTGAGTGGGGTCGAGGACGTTGAGGCGGGTGCCGCCGATTTCGAATTCGACGAAACGACGGCGCTCGAGGCCGAGGGGCCTGCAGATCAGGATGACACCGTAGACGAGGCAGCCGACGAAACGTTCAGATTCGGTGACAACGTTGACAACGAGTAA
- a CDS encoding DUF7269 family protein, whose amino-acid sequence MSRTPSTTGLLAATVLGAASLGFGVVLLYRPEALLETVPELEPVLVALDPRVVLFGLVGSLLVIGATLWITGRLRGEPPTSLGETASDSPSRAFARTTKRSPPGGEFDAFLERATAYEDQARWQREESRTRLRETLRRVAAETYGDGTDPEAAVRAIETGQWTDDVRAAAFLAGEDGPSLPLSVWLYDLVSTSDPFHRSVEYTIEAIDALGTEPERRRTEATNTANHQSGEVRTA is encoded by the coding sequence ATGAGTCGGACGCCATCGACGACCGGCCTGCTCGCCGCGACGGTGCTCGGAGCGGCATCGCTCGGTTTTGGCGTCGTCCTCCTGTATCGACCCGAAGCGCTCCTCGAGACCGTCCCCGAACTCGAGCCAGTGCTGGTTGCACTCGACCCCAGAGTCGTCCTGTTCGGACTCGTCGGTAGTCTGCTCGTAATCGGGGCGACGCTGTGGATTACGGGCCGGTTGCGTGGGGAGCCACCGACGTCGCTCGGCGAGACAGCATCCGACTCGCCGTCGAGGGCCTTTGCTCGCACCACGAAACGCTCCCCACCCGGTGGCGAGTTCGACGCGTTTCTCGAGAGAGCGACAGCATACGAAGACCAGGCTCGGTGGCAACGGGAGGAATCGAGAACGCGGCTACGAGAGACGCTCAGACGGGTTGCCGCCGAGACGTACGGAGACGGCACCGATCCGGAGGCCGCTGTGCGCGCCATCGAAACCGGCCAGTGGACCGACGACGTCCGCGCGGCCGCGTTCCTGGCGGGTGAGGACGGGCCCTCACTCCCGCTTTCGGTCTGGTTGTACGATCTCGTGAGTACCTCCGACCCGTTTCACCGAAGCGTCGAGTACACGATCGAGGCTATCGACGCGCTCGGAACGGAACCCGAGAGACGGAGGACTGAGGCCACCAACACTGCCAACCACCAGTCCGGGGAGGTGCGTACGGCGTGA
- a CDS encoding DUF7519 family protein — protein sequence MTEYTHGTERDQHSPSGDGSTKPDKSRLERARATATMLGRRGVAGALERTRIALARPTASDIATLVLTLLVCLVVGGSLIGARLAAVATAGGVVAALTAVLLASPNPAVRAVGGALAVPTSVMVAAPIVVAWAFAFGIAGFGPFAAVTVWALIFAALAGTLVSWDKLGDAGARKAATGATLAALGVIGVVVIRVLPEAGVREQARAAVVDIGALALEFVVEPSQSMAALSFFGLTIAVALALGFTSRYLPFERLVPPDRRDALSNAVAGVGRGCSLVIRGSIVLGLGAVFVPVVLESFEEIPLTPFELEAEVPAPLGSLLAGLLTSGTLRYLLLALLGVLVLAAFGEWVRRALRRGLAGVLARVCAPMAGGVVLALGLAYAVADPAIEATLESLIVQLEPQSLAELLLEFPTFGLVAALIIVALGMLASLLGTVSTLRTIRVLPPRAIGAALAAIGVFGLAISLAIIGRPETAIWTAGSAFVIWDIGEYADGIRAELGREAATMRAELVHAAGSVVTGALIALGTVGLYRWVATDVPLIDRRLAAAALATGLVTLALVALVLRK from the coding sequence ATGACAGAGTACACACACGGCACGGAACGAGACCAGCACTCTCCGTCCGGAGACGGAAGCACGAAACCGGACAAAAGTCGCCTCGAGCGCGCACGGGCGACGGCAACGATGCTCGGGCGACGTGGCGTCGCCGGCGCACTCGAACGGACCAGAATCGCCCTGGCCCGTCCGACCGCGAGTGACATCGCGACGCTGGTGTTGACGCTGCTGGTTTGTCTGGTCGTCGGCGGTTCACTCATCGGGGCACGCCTCGCCGCCGTCGCCACGGCAGGAGGCGTCGTAGCGGCGCTCACCGCGGTCTTGCTCGCGAGTCCCAACCCCGCCGTTCGAGCCGTCGGCGGAGCGCTCGCCGTGCCGACGTCCGTCATGGTAGCCGCACCCATCGTCGTCGCCTGGGCGTTCGCGTTCGGCATCGCCGGCTTCGGCCCCTTCGCCGCCGTCACTGTCTGGGCACTCATCTTCGCGGCGCTGGCCGGAACGCTCGTCTCCTGGGACAAACTCGGCGACGCTGGCGCCAGGAAAGCTGCCACGGGAGCGACGCTGGCCGCACTCGGCGTCATTGGCGTCGTCGTCATCCGAGTGTTGCCAGAAGCCGGTGTCCGCGAGCAGGCCCGCGCTGCAGTGGTCGACATCGGTGCACTCGCCCTCGAATTCGTCGTCGAGCCGAGTCAATCGATGGCCGCGCTCTCGTTTTTCGGACTGACCATCGCAGTCGCACTCGCCCTCGGCTTTACGAGTCGGTATCTCCCGTTCGAACGACTGGTACCGCCAGACCGACGGGATGCCCTCTCGAACGCCGTAGCCGGGGTCGGCCGTGGGTGTAGCCTCGTGATCCGGGGCTCGATCGTGCTCGGGCTTGGAGCCGTGTTCGTCCCCGTCGTCCTCGAGTCCTTCGAGGAGATTCCCCTCACGCCGTTCGAACTCGAGGCCGAGGTTCCGGCACCGCTTGGCAGCCTGCTGGCGGGCTTGCTGACGTCGGGTACACTGCGGTATCTGTTGCTCGCCCTGCTTGGCGTGCTGGTGCTCGCTGCGTTCGGCGAGTGGGTACGACGAGCACTCAGACGCGGACTGGCTGGCGTGCTCGCTCGAGTGTGTGCCCCGATGGCCGGCGGCGTCGTGCTCGCGCTGGGACTGGCATACGCCGTGGCCGACCCGGCTATCGAGGCAACGCTTGAGTCCCTGATCGTCCAACTTGAACCGCAATCGCTCGCAGAGTTGCTGCTCGAGTTCCCGACCTTCGGGCTCGTCGCGGCGCTGATCATCGTCGCGCTGGGAATGCTTGCGTCTCTCCTGGGGACGGTGTCGACGCTCCGGACGATTCGCGTGTTGCCGCCACGGGCGATCGGGGCCGCACTCGCCGCAATCGGCGTGTTCGGCCTGGCGATTTCGCTTGCGATCATCGGCCGCCCGGAGACCGCCATCTGGACCGCTGGGAGTGCGTTCGTCATCTGGGACATCGGCGAGTACGCAGACGGTATCAGAGCCGAACTGGGGCGTGAAGCCGCAACGATGCGGGCCGAACTCGTCCACGCGGCCGGGTCCGTGGTCACGGGCGCACTCATCGCACTCGGGACCGTCGGCCTGTATCGCTGGGTCGCGACTGACGTCCCGTTGATCGACCGTCGACTGGCCGCCGCCGCGCTGGCGACCGGGTTAGTGACGCTCGCACTCGTCGCCCTGGTACTCCGAAAATAG
- a CDS encoding AAA family ATPase: protein MNVAEASNASEAVLEEVQTAVIGEQQLFETIMTAIVAQGHVLLEDVPGTGKTLTAQSIATALDLEFTRIQFTPDLLPADITGTHIYNEHEASFEFERGPVFANVVLADEINRAPPKTQAALLEAMGEKQVSVAGDTYDLPEPFFVIATQNPVEQEGTFPLPEAQVDRFMVKTTIGYPNRVGELTLINRRADRHARTPTVSRVVDRETVLDIQTVPETVVVDPVIREYLVDVCRATREDSRVDVGVSPRGVQRLFEASRARAMLAGRDYVAPEDIQAIAHAVLDHRLVLTTEADVRGVDSSTVVDSALNSVPVPSMVEE from the coding sequence ATGAACGTAGCCGAGGCCTCGAACGCGAGTGAGGCCGTGCTCGAGGAAGTCCAGACCGCCGTCATCGGCGAGCAACAGCTGTTCGAGACGATCATGACTGCGATCGTTGCCCAGGGCCACGTCCTGCTCGAAGACGTGCCGGGCACCGGCAAGACACTGACCGCGCAGTCGATTGCGACCGCGCTCGACCTCGAGTTTACCCGGATCCAGTTCACGCCAGACTTGCTACCGGCCGACATCACCGGCACCCACATCTACAACGAACACGAGGCGAGTTTCGAGTTCGAACGCGGGCCGGTGTTCGCCAACGTTGTGCTGGCCGACGAGATCAACCGCGCCCCGCCGAAGACGCAGGCGGCGTTGCTCGAGGCCATGGGCGAAAAGCAGGTGTCCGTCGCGGGCGATACCTACGACCTCCCGGAGCCGTTTTTCGTCATCGCGACCCAGAACCCCGTCGAACAGGAGGGGACGTTCCCACTTCCGGAAGCCCAGGTCGACCGCTTCATGGTCAAGACGACTATCGGGTACCCCAACCGGGTCGGCGAACTCACGCTGATAAACCGGCGTGCGGACCGACACGCCCGGACGCCGACCGTTTCGCGCGTCGTCGACCGGGAGACGGTACTCGATATCCAGACAGTCCCCGAAACGGTCGTCGTCGACCCGGTCATCCGGGAGTACCTCGTCGACGTCTGTCGAGCGACGCGCGAGGACAGTCGCGTCGACGTCGGCGTCTCACCGCGCGGTGTCCAGCGCCTGTTCGAGGCCAGTCGTGCTCGAGCGATGCTCGCCGGCCGCGATTACGTCGCACCCGAGGATATTCAAGCGATTGCCCACGCGGTGCTCGATCACCGTCTCGTCCTGACGACGGAAGCCGACGTCCGTGGAGTCGACTCGTCTACGGTCGTCGACAGCGCGCTCAACAGCGTGCCCGTGCCGTCGATGGTCGAAGAATAG
- a CDS encoding electron transfer flavoprotein subunit alpha/FixB family protein, with translation MSDILTIAEHRQGELRDVSLELLTAGAELAEETGGDLHVAVISGDVDAYAEELDREGVDAIHTVAYGEEFNHDVYTQAVTQLVDSIGASYVLGANSVNGLDYLPAVATRLDVPLVTDVVGLETAGETLTATREMYGGKVETTVDVEETPAVVTIRGAEWPVAEGEGSAAVEAFEAEIDEDAIGSSVNGFEEVAGGDVDISEADLLVSVGRGIDEEENLELIEELAAALDATMSSSRPIVDAGWLPANRQVGQSGKVVTPDVYIAIGISGAVQHVAGMKGSDTIVAINTDPNAPIMDIADYAIHDDLFDVVPALIEQFS, from the coding sequence ATGAGCGATATCCTCACCATCGCCGAACACCGCCAGGGCGAACTTCGTGACGTCAGCCTCGAGTTGCTCACGGCGGGTGCGGAACTGGCCGAAGAGACCGGCGGCGACCTGCACGTTGCCGTCATCAGCGGCGATGTAGACGCCTACGCCGAGGAACTGGACCGCGAGGGCGTGGACGCAATTCATACCGTCGCCTACGGCGAGGAGTTCAACCACGACGTCTATACGCAGGCGGTGACCCAACTGGTCGATTCCATCGGCGCGAGTTACGTGCTTGGGGCGAACAGCGTGAACGGCCTGGATTACCTGCCCGCGGTGGCGACCCGACTCGATGTACCGCTGGTGACCGACGTGGTCGGCCTCGAGACGGCTGGGGAGACGCTGACGGCGACGCGCGAGATGTACGGCGGGAAAGTCGAAACGACCGTCGATGTCGAGGAAACGCCTGCGGTGGTAACGATCCGTGGCGCGGAGTGGCCCGTCGCCGAAGGCGAGGGTTCAGCCGCCGTGGAGGCATTTGAGGCGGAGATCGACGAGGACGCCATCGGCTCGAGCGTGAACGGATTCGAGGAAGTCGCGGGCGGCGACGTGGACATCAGCGAGGCGGACCTGCTGGTGTCGGTCGGCCGCGGTATCGACGAAGAGGAGAACCTCGAGTTGATCGAGGAGTTGGCAGCGGCGCTAGATGCGACGATGTCGTCGTCACGGCCGATCGTGGACGCTGGGTGGCTGCCGGCGAACCGACAGGTCGGTCAGTCCGGCAAGGTCGTCACACCAGATGTCTACATAGCGATCGGTATCTCCGGCGCTGTACAGCACGTTGCAGGGATGAAAGGGTCAGATACGATCGTGGCGATCAACACGGACCCGAACGCGCCGATCATGGACATCGCGGATTATGCGATTCACGACGATCTGTTCGACGTGGTGCCGGCGCTGATCGAGCAGTTCTCGTAA
- a CDS encoding DUF58 domain-containing protein, protein MSQRVPRWQGALIVSLAVSLLAVTLGAPALFMLAVVPLGYVLVGVASAGPPETLAIERSLDVERPRPGQPVRVTLAVTNHGDRVLPDVRIVDGVPESVPVTSGTPAFATAVRPDETVTHEYELLPPRGEYHFDEPQIRTRNLSSSALDTLELEADGTASLTCETLLDSFSIRDQTIQFVGRAPTDEGGSGIEFYAAREYRHGDPINRIDWHRLARTGELATIEHRVERAVTMVFLVDDRTGVHLDSISGGPDSFDLTMYAASRGLLASLDDGNRTGFAMLEDDTWIDPGAGTDVRRRVDDAVEEASAGSGSGKVIADGGRLAVDLEKRLPRNAQVVFCTPLTDQTAVDLVEQLRLRGRTVTVVSPDMTTGVSETETTPGASVAALERRNRVDAVRSVGSVVVDWDLSEQLSVELVQALRLAANRQ, encoded by the coding sequence GTGAGCCAGCGCGTTCCCCGCTGGCAGGGTGCGCTCATCGTCTCGCTCGCCGTGAGCCTGCTCGCCGTCACCCTCGGTGCGCCAGCGCTATTCATGCTCGCGGTCGTCCCCCTGGGCTACGTCCTCGTGGGCGTCGCCAGTGCCGGCCCGCCGGAAACGCTGGCGATCGAACGGTCACTCGACGTGGAACGACCCAGGCCAGGCCAACCCGTCCGCGTTACCCTCGCGGTGACGAACCACGGCGACCGCGTCCTTCCAGACGTCCGAATCGTCGACGGCGTGCCCGAGAGCGTTCCCGTTACGTCCGGCACGCCCGCGTTTGCAACCGCAGTCCGTCCCGACGAGACCGTCACCCACGAGTACGAACTGTTGCCCCCTCGCGGCGAATACCACTTCGACGAACCGCAGATTCGAACCCGAAATCTCAGTTCGAGCGCCCTCGACACCCTCGAGCTCGAAGCCGACGGGACCGCCTCGCTCACCTGTGAGACCCTGCTCGATTCGTTTTCGATTCGCGATCAGACCATCCAGTTCGTCGGTCGAGCACCGACCGACGAGGGCGGCAGCGGCATCGAGTTTTACGCCGCCAGGGAGTACCGCCACGGCGATCCGATCAACCGAATCGACTGGCATCGCCTCGCTCGAACGGGCGAACTCGCGACCATCGAACATCGCGTCGAACGCGCCGTCACGATGGTCTTCCTCGTCGACGATCGAACGGGCGTTCACCTCGACTCCATCTCAGGTGGCCCCGACTCGTTCGACCTGACGATGTATGCGGCCTCTCGTGGTTTGTTGGCCTCACTGGACGACGGCAACCGAACCGGCTTCGCGATGCTCGAGGACGACACCTGGATCGACCCCGGCGCCGGCACCGACGTGCGACGACGGGTAGACGACGCGGTCGAGGAGGCATCCGCAGGTTCGGGATCAGGGAAGGTGATCGCCGACGGGGGCCGACTCGCCGTCGACCTCGAGAAACGCCTCCCGCGTAACGCACAGGTCGTCTTCTGTACGCCGTTGACCGACCAGACGGCCGTCGACCTGGTCGAGCAGCTCCGGTTGCGCGGTCGAACCGTCACGGTCGTCAGCCCGGATATGACGACCGGCGTGAGCGAGACGGAAACGACGCCGGGGGCGTCAGTCGCCGCTCTCGAGCGACGAAACCGCGTCGATGCGGTTCGAAGCGTCGGATCAGTCGTCGTCGACTGGGACCTCAGTGAACAGCTTTCGGTCGAACTCGTCCAGGCCCTGCGACTGGCAGCCAACAGACAATGA
- a CDS encoding TRAM domain-containing protein produces the protein MADCPLADDCPSFSERISGMGCSHYGDRGGKEWCNHYSQPIQDLKTQPVKPSEEVIVDVVDMHESGAGVGRTEDGFIVMIDGVLPKARVRAKITRVHSNHARADVLERLPLEADEEVDEEAEGEDEDADDDDDGDEASAEDDEEKSGRRRPREQLGSRENFWGS, from the coding sequence ATGGCGGACTGTCCACTCGCAGACGACTGCCCGAGCTTCTCAGAGCGAATCAGCGGCATGGGCTGTAGCCACTACGGCGACCGTGGCGGCAAAGAATGGTGTAACCACTACAGCCAGCCTATCCAGGACCTGAAGACACAGCCGGTCAAACCCAGCGAAGAAGTCATCGTCGACGTCGTCGACATGCACGAAAGCGGTGCCGGCGTCGGCCGCACCGAAGACGGCTTCATCGTCATGATCGACGGCGTCCTCCCGAAAGCCCGCGTTCGCGCGAAGATCACCCGCGTCCACAGCAACCACGCTCGAGCGGACGTACTCGAACGACTCCCACTCGAAGCCGACGAGGAAGTCGACGAGGAAGCCGAGGGTGAAGATGAAGATGCGGACGACGATGACGACGGGGACGAAGCATCCGCGGAGGATGACGAGGAGAAATCCGGGCGACGTCGGCCACGTGAGCAACTGGGAAGTCGGGAAAACTTCTGGGGCTCCTGA
- a CDS encoding electron transfer flavoprotein subunit beta/FixA family protein, whose amino-acid sequence MKVLVPVKEVVTVDDAFEIDGTAIDERYLSADLNEWDDYAIEEAVQLQEDGVVDEVVTVTIGDEDTEQTIRQALAKGADRAIRVWDDALEEVDLLDVGAKVAILESVVEAEEPDLVLTGVQSGDDSFGATGVALAEAVGTQWAAVVNQLDLDNGADVASVHRELEGGMEELTDVDLPAVLSIQTGINEPRYASLRGIRMAQRKELDHQTLADLGVETEAVAGDLELTSMYEPESESDTTVFDGSADDTAGQLAELLREKGVAQ is encoded by the coding sequence ATGAAGGTACTCGTACCGGTCAAAGAGGTTGTCACCGTCGACGACGCGTTCGAGATCGACGGCACCGCTATCGACGAGCGCTATCTGAGCGCCGATCTCAACGAGTGGGACGATTACGCCATCGAGGAGGCCGTCCAGCTCCAGGAAGACGGCGTCGTCGACGAGGTCGTCACCGTCACGATCGGTGACGAAGACACCGAACAGACGATCCGGCAGGCCCTCGCCAAGGGTGCCGACCGCGCTATCCGGGTGTGGGACGACGCCCTCGAGGAGGTCGACCTGCTGGACGTCGGTGCGAAGGTCGCGATTCTCGAGTCAGTGGTCGAAGCCGAAGAGCCGGACCTCGTGCTGACTGGCGTACAGTCGGGCGACGACAGCTTCGGGGCGACAGGCGTCGCACTGGCTGAAGCCGTCGGGACGCAGTGGGCAGCGGTCGTCAACCAGCTCGACCTGGATAACGGCGCCGACGTAGCGTCGGTTCACCGCGAACTCGAGGGCGGGATGGAGGAGCTGACTGACGTCGACCTGCCGGCGGTACTGTCGATTCAGACGGGTATCAACGAGCCGCGGTACGCGAGTCTCCGGGGCATTCGGATGGCCCAGCGCAAGGAACTGGACCACCAGACACTGGCGGACCTGGGTGTCGAGACCGAGGCTGTCGCGGGCGACCTCGAGTTGACGTCGATGTACGAACCGGAGAGCGAGAGCGATACGACCGTGTTCGACGGGAGCGCCGACGATACGGCTGGACAGTTGGCTGAACTGCTGCGCGAGAAGGGGGTGGCCCAATGA
- a CDS encoding ABC transporter substrate-binding protein: MSSPPTRRSVLSTLGAGGLGALAGCLSDIGGLSSDSEADAVGGTDRTIQLGIMQPLSGDLGAVGNPIADAAELPVTQVRDAVDIGIEYNTVDTGADPIRAIEKAVSLVEAGYPMVNGPAASGVTLQVTQQVLIPYRAVCCSPASTSPTISFLNDAGLVFRTALSDSLQAVILADQAATDLSHERAATMYVNNDYGWQLSQAFTRAFQSQHDGAVTAQVPFDELSEGEDRSYNGELETALAEDPDLLVVIGYPRTGAQIFTDFFDMGGDADVLVTDGLRDGTLAENVPYSLDGIRGTAPLTAGPGAEAFTERYTEAYDVDPGIFTAHAYDASAVLLLANAFAGQNDGTAIRSAMNTVTTDPGTVVTPSNLAEGLELAAAGEPVEYQGASSSVVFDTNGDPVDATFEYWAFDESADGGIETIDEVTLE, encoded by the coding sequence ATGTCTTCACCCCCTACAAGACGTTCGGTGCTATCGACGCTTGGTGCAGGCGGTTTGGGTGCGTTGGCAGGCTGTCTCAGTGACATAGGCGGGCTGTCGTCGGATTCCGAAGCGGACGCGGTCGGCGGCACTGATCGGACGATACAACTCGGGATTATGCAACCGTTGTCCGGTGATCTCGGGGCGGTTGGCAACCCAATTGCGGATGCCGCCGAGTTGCCAGTCACACAGGTCCGGGATGCCGTCGATATCGGTATCGAGTACAATACCGTCGACACCGGTGCTGATCCGATCAGGGCGATTGAGAAAGCGGTGTCGCTCGTCGAGGCTGGCTATCCAATGGTCAACGGCCCGGCCGCATCCGGTGTCACGCTCCAGGTGACCCAGCAGGTGCTGATCCCCTACCGTGCCGTCTGTTGCTCACCGGCGAGTACGAGCCCGACGATATCGTTCCTGAACGACGCCGGACTCGTCTTCCGGACGGCGCTTTCGGATTCGCTACAGGCCGTTATCCTCGCTGATCAGGCCGCGACCGATCTGAGTCACGAGCGGGCGGCGACCATGTACGTCAACAACGATTACGGCTGGCAACTCAGCCAGGCGTTCACTCGGGCGTTCCAGAGCCAACACGACGGGGCGGTCACCGCACAGGTTCCCTTCGACGAACTCTCCGAAGGCGAAGATCGCTCCTACAACGGGGAACTCGAGACGGCACTGGCCGAGGACCCCGACCTGCTCGTCGTCATCGGCTATCCGCGGACGGGAGCCCAGATTTTCACGGACTTCTTCGATATGGGCGGTGACGCGGACGTGCTCGTCACTGACGGGCTTCGCGATGGGACGCTCGCCGAGAACGTCCCCTACTCACTCGACGGGATCCGAGGGACGGCACCGCTCACGGCCGGGCCGGGTGCCGAGGCATTTACCGAACGCTACACCGAGGCGTACGATGTGGACCCTGGAATTTTCACCGCACACGCCTACGACGCGAGTGCGGTCTTGTTGCTGGCCAACGCGTTCGCCGGTCAGAACGACGGGACGGCGATTCGCAGTGCGATGAACACGGTCACGACCGATCCGGGAACGGTCGTTACTCCGTCAAACCTCGCCGAGGGGCTCGAGTTGGCAGCGGCCGGTGAACCGGTCGAGTATCAGGGTGCCTCGAGTTCGGTCGTCTTCGACACCAACGGTGACCCGGTCGATGCGACGTTCGAGTACTGGGCGTTCGACGAGAGCGCCGATGGTGGTATCGAAACGATAGACGAGGTGACACTCGAATGA